The sequence GCACGCCGATCGTGACCGCGCGCCGCGACGCGCCGGCGCTCGCCGCCGCCGGCCGCTTCGAGGAGGTCCGCCGGTCGCGCGACTTCGTCGCGTTCCGGGTGCGGTAGCAACCACTCATCGCCGCCGCACGAGCACCAGGTCGTGGCGGTGTATGGAGAAGAGGTGCGGGCTCGCGAGCACCTCCTCCCATCCCGCGGGAGACTTCCAGCTCCGCCAGCGCGCCCGGTCGAGGACGTAGTAGCCGGCGGGCACGTCGGGGGGGTGCGCGCCCGCCGGGGCCAGCACCGGCACGTTGCGGCCCACGTGGAAGATGAAGGGGATCTCCTCCTCGCTCGCCAACAGCGCCAGCGGGTCCCCGGGGCGCAGGCGGTCGCGGACGGCGTGCGCGAACGGCTTGACCGCCTTCTGCGCCGCACGCGCCGGGACGAAGAGGCCGTAGACGAAGACGGCCGTGCACGCCACGCTGGCGGCCGTGGCGAGCGCCGCGCCGCGCCAGCGCGCGCCGCCGAGCGCGTGCGTGGCGAGGGCGGCGGCCGCCGCGCCGGCGAGGCCGAGGGCGGCGATCGCCGCCCAGGCCGCCGCGGCGACGCGGAGATACGCCGCCACGTCGACCTCGCGGCGCGCACCGGCCTCGATGAGGCTCGCGCTCGGCACGCACCCCCAGTGGACGGCCGCCGCGGCCGCGGCGAGCCCGAGCCCGCCCGCGGCGGCCGCGAGCGCGAGCCCGCGCGCCGCGACGACGAGACGGCCGGGCGCGCGCTCCTCCTCGGCCACCTCGGCGAGCCACCAGCCGATCACCAGCGCGAGCGCGGGGCGGAGCGGGAGGAGGTACGCCGCGCGCTTGAGCGGCGCCAGCGAGAAGAAGAGGAACACCACCCCGGCCCAGGCGACCGCGTGACGCCGCGGCAGCTCCCCGCTCCGCCACCCGCGTGCGAGCGCCCACGGGAGCACGAGGGTCCACGGGAGCCCGCCCACGACGAGCGGCCCCAGGTAGTAGAGCGGCGAGCGGTACGGGAAGCGCGAGCCCCCGAGCAGCGCCTCCCCGTTCTCGGAGATGATCTGCTTGGCGACGAAGTCCATGCCGCGGTGCAGGTACGCGAGGCCGTACCAGCCGCCGGCGACGGCGAGGAAGATGAGCACGGGGAGCGGCCGCACGAGGCGGAGGGCAGCGCCCAGTCGCCGATTCGTCAGCGCGGAGACGAGCACCGTGAGCCCGACCAGCCCCGGCCCGACCGGCCCCTTGGCGAGCATGGCGAGCGCGAGGCAGAGGGCGAGGACGAGCCGCGTTGGCCCCCCGCCCCCGCGCAGGGCGTCCACGAAGGCGAGCTGGGCGCCCGTGACCGCCGTCGTGAGCGCCATGTCGACCCGCCCGTCGCCCCCCTCGTTCAGGAACTGCGGCGTGGTGGCGAGCACGAGCGCGGCCATGAAGCCGACCTGCTCCCCGCCCCAGGCGCGGCCGGCGAGGAAGACGAGGAGCACGACCAGCCCCGCCAGCGCGATCGACGGCGCGCGCAGCGTGTGCTCGGTCACGCCCGCGCCCGTGAGCGCGGCCGCGGCCGCCGCGAGCCAGTGGAAGAGCGGCGGCTTCGAGGGCATGACGCTCCCGTTCCAGAGGGGCAGGATCCAGTCTCCGGTGCGGAGCATCTCGCGCACGACGAGCCCCTCGCGCGCCTCGCCGCCCTGGTAGAGATCGGAGCCGATGGGGAGGGCCGCGAGCACGACGGCGAGCGCGACGAGCGCGGTGGCGGCGAGGACGTGGCGGCGCATCAGCGGTCCCTCGGCGCCGGCCAGCCTTCGGCGCGGCAGGCGGGCGACTCACCCCGCCGCCGGCGTGCGTGGTCGAGCACGTGGCCGGAGAGGGCCACGGCACGCACGTCGATCGCCTCGGGCGCGACGCGCACACGGAGGTAGTGGGTCGCGGCGAGCCCGCGCGGGAAGTTCGGGTGGGGGGCCGGCGCGGGGTCGAGGTTCGCGCCGCCGCCCCCGCTCACGACCTCGAGCACGCGCGCGCCGGGCACGACGGTGCATGCCGGCTCGGCGCGCTCGTAGAGGTGCGAATGGCCGGCGAGGAGGAGATCCACGTGGCCGGCCTCGAGCACCGGCTCGAGATGCCTGCGGAGCCCGGGCACGATCCGCTTCACCCCGGCGGTGAACGGCGGCTCGTGCAGGAAGACGATGCGCCACGGGCGCGCGGCCGCGCGCGCGAGATCCCCCGCCAGCCACTCGGGGTCACCGCCCTCGGCGCCCGAGAACTCGGACGACGACACCGACACGAGATGCGCGGCACCCCACTGGAAGGCGTAGTGCGGGCCCCCCGGCGGCTCGCCGCCGGCGATGGGCGCGAAGAGGTCGCCGTAGGCACTCCGCCCGCCGAGGTCGTGGTTGCCGGGCGTGGGGAAGAGGGGCACGCGGGCGAGCACGCGGCGGTAGGGGCGGAAGAAGCGCGCGTCGAGGGTGGGCGCGCGGGACGACGGGTAGGCCATGTCGCCCAGATGGACCAGGAAGGCCGGGCGTCCGGCCAGGATGCGCCGCGCCAGCGCGGCCGCCTCGCGGCTGCCGTCGCCCGTGTCGCCGACGGCGGCGAAGGTGAAGGGCTCGTCGGCTGCCGGTGCGGTGCGGAAGCGGACCGTCCCCGCGGCCGCCCCGAGGCGGCAGACGTAGCGCGTGGAAGGCGCGAGCCCCTCCAGGCGCATCACCTGGAGGCCGCGGCCGCGCCGCGTGGCGGACCCGTCCAGCGTCGCGCCGCCGGGGCCGCGGCAGCTCGCCCGCCCCCCGTCCGCACCCGTCCACACGACCGTCGCCGCGTCGCTGCTCACGCCCGACACGTACGCCCAGCCCGACGGGAAGCGCCCGTCGCAGCCCCCGAGCCCGATCGTCACCGCGAACGCTGCGAGGGCGCCCCTCCACCTCGCCCCGCTCACGCGACGCCGGCGCCCTCGCGCCAGAGCTGGAGGATGATGAGCGCCCACAGCTCGCGGCGGTTGTCGCGGCGGCACGCCACGTGCTCGTCGAGGAGCGTGCGCACCGCCTCGGGCCGGATGACACGGGGATCGAGCCGCTCGAGCGTGGCGCGCGCGAAGGGAAGGAGCGGGCCGGCGAGCCAGGCGGCGAGCGGCACGGTGAGCCCGCGCTTCACGCGCCGACGGATGGGGGGTGGCACCAGGTCGGCGACTGCTCTCCGCAGCACGCGTTTGGTCGCGAGGCCACGCACCTTGTGCTCGACCGGGAGGCGGCAGGCGAACTCGACCAGCCGGTGGTCCAGGTACGGCGCGCGCCCCTCGAGCGAGGCGGCCATGCTGGCCCGGTCGAGCTTGGGCAGCAGGTCATCGGTCAGGTAGCCGGTCAGGTCGAGGGCGAGGAGGGCGTCGATCGCGCTCCGGGCCGGCAGCGGCTCGGGCTCGGGCGGGGCGGCGAGCGGCCCGCCCGGCGTGGCGAGCGCCGCCAGGCGCGCAGCGTCCACGCACCCGGTCCACGCCCGGTGGCGCGCCGCCGCCGGCCGATCGGCCTCCTCGAGGAAGCGACGGAGGAGGTAGCGCACGGTGGTGTTGCCCTGCGGCGCGCCCAGCGCGGGCGCGGCGGCCGCGACGGCCCGCCGCACGGCGGCGGGGAGGCGCGCGTAGCGGGCCGCGAGCGCCCCGCCCGGATAGGTCGGGTAGCCGGCGAAGAGCTCGTCCGCCCCCTCGCCGACCAGCACCGTCTTCACGTGCGAGCGCGCGAAGCGGGAGAGGAGAAAGGTCGGCACCCACGCCGGGTCGGCGAGCGGCTCGTCGATGAGCGGGGCGAGATCCCGCACCCCCTCCAGGAAGAGCGACGGGGTGATGGTGAGCGTGTGATGGCGCGTGCCGAGCGCGCGCGCGGCGCGGGCCGCGTGGTCGCGCTCGTCGAAGCCGCGCCGCTCGAAGCCGAGGGCGAAGGTGTTCAGCTCGCCGCCGACGGAGCGGGTGACGGCCGTGATGGCGGTCGAGTCGAGCCCGCCCGAGAGG is a genomic window of Deltaproteobacteria bacterium containing:
- the asnB gene encoding asparagine synthase (glutamine-hydrolyzing) — its product is MCGIYGMVGAGAEAALPRMSAALVHRGPDGDGWAMRGPGGVGCRRLAIIDVAGGAQPLANETGDVIAVCNGEIYNSAALRSALQSRGHRFRTRSDAEVLPHLYEDEGLDFLHALDGMFGLALWDARHRRLVLARDRMGEKPLYHATTPAGFLFASEPKALLASGHVGREPDWAALAAYLRTGYVPNPASAFAAIQKLPPGGRFVLEGEAARADRYWEVAPFLAAPPLPLGLDDAATELRAHLVRAVRAALVSDVPLGVFLSGGLDSTAITAVTRSVGGELNTFALGFERRGFDERDHAARAARALGTRHHTLTITPSLFLEGVRDLAPLIDEPLADPAWVPTFLLSRFARSHVKTVLVGEGADELFAGYPTYPGGALAARYARLPAAVRRAVAAAAPALGAPQGNTTVRYLLRRFLEEADRPAAARHRAWTGCVDAARLAALATPGGPLAAPPEPEPLPARSAIDALLALDLTGYLTDDLLPKLDRASMAASLEGRAPYLDHRLVEFACRLPVEHKVRGLATKRVLRRAVADLVPPPIRRRVKRGLTVPLAAWLAGPLLPFARATLERLDPRVIRPEAVRTLLDEHVACRRDNRRELWALIILQLWREGAGVA